Proteins co-encoded in one Papaver somniferum cultivar HN1 chromosome 5, ASM357369v1, whole genome shotgun sequence genomic window:
- the LOC113277554 gene encoding serine/threonine-protein kinase ATM-like, producing MSINLAKYVLHNNKVNKEASNYIGWLESGWLQLDLATQGQFWSSTLNLQWSSLSLKKSVDKKCIQRQCQTHFHLVHYSDALFRSYEERLFSNEWQAALRLRKYKAEKMDLSIKIQELQKQLTIDKREDEKLQVWHNRLIWYERACNLIGHFMCRFKKGLK from the exons ATGTCTATCAATCTTGCAAAATACGTCTTACACAATAACAAGGTGAACAAAGAAGCTTCAAATTATATCGGTTGGTTGGAAAGTGGTTGGCTGCAACTCGATCTAGCAA CTCAAGGACAATTTTGGAGCAGTACCTTAAACCTGCAGTGGAGCTCGCTGAGCCTAAAAAAAAGTGTAGACAAGAAGTGTATACAGAGACAGTGCCAAACACATTTTCATCTTGTACACTATTCTGATGCTTTATTTAGAAGTTATGAAGAAAGGCTCTTCTCTAATGAATGGCAAGCAGCATTGCGACTGAGAAAGTACAAG GCAGAAAAGATGGATTTGTCGATAAAAATACAGGAATTGCAAAAGCAACTCACAATAGATAAGAGGGAGGATGAAAAGCTGCAG GTTTGGCACAACAGGTTGATTTGGTATGAAAGGGCTTGCAATTTAATTGGTCACTTCATGTGTAGGTTCAAGAAAGGTTTGAAATAA